From the Desulfobacterales bacterium genome, one window contains:
- a CDS encoding DMT family transporter, which produces MNTQNFDNPNFTLFAGTLSAFLCVIFGSNAVAIKMTFTGLGVFTTAAIRFSIAALAIFIWAKVTGQTIGLKKGQLHQVLILAVLFAIQLSMFYFGLSKSNASRGTLLANLVPFWILFLAHFLIPGDRITGRKFLGILLGFSGVAFMFAETKGVSAGFRIAELIILLATFIWACSVIYLKRIIADFSPFQITLYSMIFSVPIFFLEAFIWDAPMVSQLDSKIIGALLYQSLITAAFGFVAWNTLLQKYGAVALHSFIFIMPISGVALGGVVLGEPITLKILTALALIVAGILVVHLKPRKAEPVYPLGKGI; this is translated from the coding sequence ATGAATACACAGAACTTCGATAACCCGAATTTTACCTTATTTGCCGGCACCCTTTCTGCATTTTTATGTGTTATTTTCGGCTCAAATGCGGTGGCCATCAAAATGACGTTTACCGGTTTGGGGGTTTTTACAACGGCTGCTATCCGATTCAGTATTGCTGCCCTGGCGATTTTTATCTGGGCCAAAGTCACCGGTCAAACCATCGGGCTCAAAAAAGGTCAGCTTCACCAGGTTTTGATACTGGCGGTCCTTTTTGCAATTCAGCTGTCCATGTTTTATTTCGGGCTCAGCAAATCCAATGCTTCACGCGGCACGCTCCTCGCCAATTTGGTGCCGTTCTGGATTCTATTCTTGGCCCATTTTTTAATACCCGGTGACCGCATTACCGGTCGAAAATTTCTGGGAATTCTTCTGGGTTTCAGCGGAGTTGCTTTTATGTTTGCCGAAACCAAGGGGGTATCTGCCGGATTCAGGATTGCGGAACTGATTATACTTTTGGCCACCTTCATCTGGGCCTGCAGCGTGATATACCTGAAACGGATTATCGCTGACTTCAGCCCATTCCAAATCACCCTTTATTCCATGATTTTTTCGGTACCTATCTTTTTTCTGGAAGCCTTTATATGGGACGCACCGATGGTGTCGCAGCTGGATTCAAAAATCATCGGCGCACTTTTATACCAGAGTCTGATTACCGCCGCTTTTGGGTTTGTGGCCTGGAACACCTTACTTCAAAAATATGGGGCGGTGGCCCTGCATTCTTTCATTTTCATTATGCCAATCTCGGGTGTAGCGCTGGGAGGTGTGGTATTGGGAGAACCGATTACGCTTAAAATTCTGACAGCCCTGGCTTTGATCGTAGCAGGCATTTTAGTAGTGCACCTGAAACCGCGCAAAGCCGAACCTGTCTATCCTCTCG